The Mercurialis annua linkage group LG2, ddMerAnnu1.2, whole genome shotgun sequence genome contains a region encoding:
- the LOC126669321 gene encoding uncharacterized protein LOC126669321 codes for MALRKYIPSGDEPSLGMKPLNFSKKVHQKAQHADPETRVLPEVDIKEVYFLIMHFLSAGPCQRTYEHLWNELLEHQLLPRRYHAWYSRNRSPAGDKNDDGTSFPLSYSTLVERHRHVKQDHLVKLLKQLLLNTDAAMNGLVDGNAASPSQGLVEAKVLNAAHVPTLLGTGAFSLLSDDRDKGEDQVKHPPAHMRWPHMSADQVRGLSLREIGGGFSRHHRAPSIRAACYTIEKPSTLVQKMQNVKRMRGHRNAVYCAIFDRSGRYVITGSDDRLVKIWSMETAFCLASCRGHEGDITDLAVSFSNALVASASNDCVIRVWRLPDGLPISVLRGHTGAVTAIAFSPRPGSIYQLLSSSDDGTCRIWDARSSNFSPRIYVPRPSDSLAGKNSGSSSNSVIQSHQIFCCAFNANGTVFVTGSSDNLARVWNACKPITDDVGQPNHEIDVLSGHGNDVNYVQFSGCAVASRFSLSDSSKEENVPKFRNSWYSHDNIVTCSRDGSAIIWVPRSRRSHGKVGRWTRLYQLKIPPPPMPPQPPRGGPRQRVLPTPRGVNMIIWSIDNCFVLAAVMDCRICVWNAADGELVHSLTGHTDSTYVLDVHPFNPRIAMSAGYDGRTIVWDIWEGTAIQIYEISHFKLVDGKFSPDGTSIILSDDVGQLYTLNTGQGESQQDAKYDQFFLGDYRPLIQDTYGNVLDQETQLVPYRRNMQDLLCDSGMNPYPEPYQNMYQKRRLGALNIEWKPPSIKFAVGPDFSLDPDFQMLPLADLDVMVEPLPEFVDAMDWEPEIEMQSDDNDSEYNLAEECSTGDEQRSLNSSLSIDPDCSTGDSEVEGKDGFHRPRRKKQKAEIEIMTSSGRRVRRRNLDDYDDNAFRSQKTNKSKFGRKISKRKCSMLKGLRPQRAAARNALTLFSKITGTASDGDDDDSSEVDPSESESTEQHSNFQSDESERSFQNSQYRNLKGKEISLEESEDFVKSHEFLEPRINAGNKRKLIFKLPVRDSTKVLISRSRIDNNNQVDSICSSSYTVPQGVAGENGVHMRSLDLGSSSGYMNGSTVVGRRTEQIEGSHFDLSEGYKYGDIKWGGAKARTTKRQRFGEAMSSAACSRFRIGCSDQLEKENTTNGFSKLQDTCGTLSPSDIQTCSHKTDELTATSLKDAMLGTPEVEADADNGKKHLFFDGCMDTDELPNSAYMANENDDPPEFKEGGSSSPVSTKLRIISRNCPVDSSNHGNEEGSPVSPADMKENPVPEVPDCDRTNRTPVNKHDEFQVSDTHIIENSFASLDDSMHPQSRQKKMYNVVYRRSKLSRDRANSEDDSGIRESISHASTGEHNVKGDLQEETTDGAHAVHSARLKESTGEPVNCSIKRGQELESEDTYRNTHNGSVSGCQLPTEEWGSSSKMAVGVRSSRNRRTSYIFRDSSPVDMKKSRQSTKKSSWLLLFKHEEGSRYIPQLGDAVVYLIQGHQGYKEQCNYQTEPGPWKSVKGHIRPVEFCKVEGLEYDTIANGDSCCKLTLKFVDPTSDVFSKTFKLTLPEVTEFPDFLVERTRFDAGMLRNWTSRDKCKVWWNNGDGEDGSWWDGRITSVKPKSLEFPDSPWERYSIKYRSDPKDEHYHSPWELFDNETQWEQPHIDDEIRNKLMPALLKLDLSGKKQDRYGVQKLRQVSDKTNFTNRFPVPVTLELIQSRLENNYYRTFEAMKHDIEVMLSNAEIHFAKNAELSKKIKLLSQWFQRTLSSL; via the exons ATGGCCCTCCGGAAGTATATTCCTTCAGGTGATGAACCTTCTCTTGGAATGAAGCCTTTGAATTTTTCTAAGAAGGTGCATCAGAAAGCTCAACATGCAGATCCAGAGACAAGAGTGCTACCTGAAGTAGATATCAAAGAAGTTTACTTCTTAATTATGCATTTCCTTTCAGCCGGGCCATGTCAAAGAACATATGAGCATCTTTGGAATGAACTTCTTGAACATCAACTTTTGCCTAGGAGATATCATGCTTGGTATTCAAGGAACAGATCACCTGCTGGAGACAAAAATGATGATGGCACATCATTCCCATTAAGTTATAGTACGTTAGTGGAGAG GCATCGTCATGTCAAGCAGGATCATTTGGTAAAGCTTCTGAAGCAGTTATTACTTAATACCGATGCTGCTATGAATGGGTTAGTTGATGGCAATGCAGCCTCTCCATCACAAGGTTTAGTCGAGGCAAAGGTTCTAAATGCTGCTCATGTTCCGACACTTTTGGGAACAGGCGCATTTTCACTTTTGAGTG ATGATAGAGACAAGGGCGAAGATCAGGTCAAGCATCCTCCTGCTCATATGCGGTGGCCTCATATGTCTGCAGATCAGGTCCGAGGGTTGAGTTTGAGAGAAATCGGCGGTGGTTTTTCAAGGCACCATCGTGCACCTTCTATTCGTGCCGCTTGTTATACTATTGAAAAACCTTCAACTTTGgtacaaaaaatgcaaaatgtCAAGAGAATGCGGGGACACAGAAATGCTGTTTATTGTG CTATCTTTGATCGCTCAGGTAGATATGTTATCACTGGTTCTGATGATCGTCTTGTGAAAATCTGGTCCATGGAAACTGCGTTTTGCTTGGCCAGCTGTCGTGGACATGAA GGTGACATTACTGACTTGGCTGTGAGTTTTAGCAATGCCTTGGTGGCTTCTGCTTCAAATGATTGTGTAATTCGAGTG TGGCGTTTGCCAGATGGGCTTCCAATATCTGTTCTACGTGGACATACTGGGGCTGTTACTGCCATAGCATTTAGCCCTAGGCCAGGATCTATATACCAGCTTCTTTC GTCATCTGATGATGGAACGTGTAGGATCTGGGATGCTAGAAGCTCTAACTTCAGTCCACGAATATACGTTCCTAGGCCTTCAGATTCTTTAGCTG GAAAGAATAGTGGTTCATCCTCAAATAGTGTTATTCAGAGCCATCAGATCTTTTGCTGTGCATTCAATGCTAATGGAACTGTATTTGTCACCGGAAGCTCTGACAATCTTGCTAGG GTGTGGAATGCTTGTAAACCAATCACAGATGATGTAGGCCAACCAAATCATGAGATAGATGTTTTGTCCGGTCATGGGAATGATGTCAATTATGTTCAGTTTAG TGGCTGTGCTGTGGCATCTAGATTTTCTCTCTCTGACAGCTCAAAGGAAGAGAATGTTCCAAAATTCAGAAATTCATG GTATTCTCATGACAACATAGTGACCTGTTCTAGAGATGGCAGTGCAATCATCTGGGTTCCAAGATCACGTAGATCTCAT GGAAAAGTTGGACGCTGGACTCGATTATATCAGCTGAAAATTCCTCCTCCTCCAATGCCTCCTCAACCTCCACGAGGAGGTCCACGTCAGAGAGTTTTACCAACTCCTCGTGGTGTAAACATGATCATTTGGAGTATAGATAATTGTTTTGTCCTTGCTGCGGTCATGG ATTGCAGGATTTGTGTTTGGAATGCTGCTGATGGTGAATTAGTACACTCTTTGACTGGTCATACCGATTCC ACGTATGTTTTGGATGTCCACCCTTTCAACCCACGAATTGCTATGAGTGCTGGTTATGATGGAAGAACTATTGTCTGGGAT ATATGGGAGGGAACAGCTATCCAGATCTACGAGATTTCACATTTCAAACTAGTAGATGGCAAGTTTTCACC GGATGGGACGTCCATTATACTTTCAGATGATGTTGGTCAATTGTATACCTTGAACACAGGCCAAGGTGAATCCCAACAGGATGCTAAATATGATCAG TTCTTCCTTGGTGATTATCGGCCCTTGATACAAGATACCTATGGCAATGTACTTGACCAG GAAACTCAGCTTGTGCCATACCGGCGAAATATGCAAGATCTTCTATGTGATTCAG GAATGAATCCCTATCCGGAACCGTATCAGAATATGTACCAGAAGAGACGTTTAGGGGCTTTAAATATCGAATGGAAGCCACCTTCTATAAAATTTGCTGTTGGGCCTGATTTTAGTTTAGACCCGGATTTCCAAATGCTACCATTGGCAGACTTGGATGTAATGGTTGAGCCACTTCCAGAGTTTGTTGATGCCATGGATTGGGAACCAGAAATTGAAATGCAAAGTGATGATAATGATTCTGAGTACAATTTGGCTGAGGAGTGTTCTACTGGGGATGAGCAACGGAGTTTAAATTCTAGTTTATCAATTGATCCAGATTGCAGTACAGGAGACAGTGAGGTTGAGGGCAAGGATGGTTTTCATAGACCTAGAAGGAAAAAGCAGAAGGCTGAA ATTGAAATAATGACTTCTTCAGGAAGGCGTGTTAGAAGGAGGAATTTGGATGATTATGATGACAATGCCTTCAGAAGTCAGAAGAccaataaatcaaaatttggcCGAAAAATTTCGAAGAGAAAGTGTTCCATGTTGAAGGGTTTGAGGCCACAAAGAGCAGCTGCCCGCAATGCCCTTActttgttttcaaaaattactGGAACAGCTTCAGATGGAGATGATGACGACAGTTCAGAAGTTGATCCATCAGAAAGTGAATCCACAGAGCAGCACTCGAActtccagagtgatgaatctgAGAGATCTTTTCAAAATTCACAATATAGGAATTTGAAAGGGAAAGAAATCTCATTGGAAGAATCTGAAGATTTTGTTAAATCTCATGAATTTCTTGAGCCTCGTATTAATGCTGGAAACAAGAGAAAACTAATCTTTAAACTTCCGGTTCGAGACTCCACTAAGGTTCTTATCTCAAGGAGTAGAATAGATAACAACAACCAAGTTGATTCAATTTGCTCCTCATCATATACAGTTCCTCAGGGAGTCGCAGGGGAAAATGGGGTTCATATGAGATCACTAGATTTGGGTTCCTCTTCTGGTTATATGAACGGCAGCACAGTGGTAGGAAGGAGAACGGAGCAGATAGAGGGCTCTCATTTTGATTTGTCTGAAGGATACAAATATGGGGATATCAAATGGGGAGGCGCCAAGGCCCGTACTACCAAACGTCAGAGATTTGGAGAAGCCATGTCTTCAGCTGCATGTTCCAGATTTAGAATAGGTTGTAGTGATCAATTAGAAAAGGAGAATACCACCAATGGATTTTCAAAACTTCAGGACACTTGTGGCACATTATCCCCCTCTGACATTCAAACTTGTTCTCATAAGACAGATGAACTGACAGCAACCAGTTTAAAAGATGCTATGCTTGGTACTCCTGAGGTTGAGGCTGATGCGGATAATGGTAAAAAACACTTATTCTTTGATGGATGCATGGATACTGATGAACTACCTAATTCAGCTTACATGGCTAATGAGAATGACGACCCTCCTGAATTTAAAGAGGGCGGTAGCAGTTCACCTGTGTCAACAAAATTACGTATAATATCAAGGAACTGTCCAGTAGATTCTTCTAATCATGGAAATGAGGAGGGTTCACCTGTTAGCCCTGCAGACATGAAAGAGAATCCTGTTCCAGAAGTCCCTGATTGTGACAGGACCAACAGAACTCCTGTCAATAAGCATGACGAGTTTCAGGTATCAGACACTCACATTATCGAAAATTCCTTTGCCTCACTGGATGACTCGATGCATCCCCAATCTCgtcaaaaaaaaatgtataatgtTGTTTATAGAAGATCAAAGTTAAGTAGAGATAGAGCAAACTCAGAAGATGATAGCGGCATCAGAGAGAGCATTTCACATGCCAGTACTGGTGAACACAATGTCAAAGGTGACTTGCAAGAAGAGACTACTGATGGAGCTCATGCAGTTCATTCCGCACGGTTAAAGGAATCTACAGGTGAACCAGTGAACTGTAGTATCAAGCGGGGACAGGAACTTGAGTCAGAGGATACATACAGAAATACCCATAATGGTTCCGTTAGCGGATGTCAACTTCCTACTGAAGAATGGGGATCAAGCTCAAAGATGGCAGTTGGTGTAAGATCCTCCAGAAATAGAAGGACCAGTTATATTTTTCGCGATTCAAGTCCAGTAGATATGAAAAAATCACGTCAGTCGACCAAAAAAAGTTCATGGTTGTTGCTGTTTAAGCATGAGGAAGGCTCTCGTTATATCCCTCAGCTTGGGGATGCAGTAGTATATCTAATACAG GGGCATCAAGGCTACAAAGAGCAATGCAATTACCAAACAGAACCGGGGCCTTGGAAGTCAGTGAAGGGTCATATTAGGCCAGTCGAGTTCTGTAAAGTTGAAGGCCTTGAGTATGACACAATAGCAAATGGAGATAGTTGCTGCAAATTGACACTTAAATTTGTAGACCCTACTTCTGATGTGTTTAGTAAAACATTTAAACTGACACTACCTGAAGTAACTGAATTCCCAGATTTTCTTGTTGAAAGAACCCGGTTTGACGCTGGTATGCTGAGAAATTGGACAAGCAGGGATAAATGTAAAGTCTGGTGGAATAATGGTGATGGAGAAGATGGTAGCTGGTGGGATGGCCGGATTACGTCTGTAAAGCCCAAATCTCTCGAGTTTCCTGACAGTCCATGGGAGAGGTATAGTATAAAGTACAGAAGTGACCCCAAGGATGAACATTACCACAGTCCTTGGGAACTTTTTGATAACGAAACTCAATGGGAGCAACCTCATATTGATGATGAGATTAGAAACAAGCTGATGCCTGCCCTGCTCAAATTAGATCTATCAGGCAAAAAACAG GATCGTTATGGGGTTCAGAAATTGCGCCAAGTATCAgataaaactaattttacaaATAG